The following coding sequences are from one Nicotiana tomentosiformis chromosome 3, ASM39032v3, whole genome shotgun sequence window:
- the LOC104098981 gene encoding dnaJ protein ERDJ2A-like has translation MADSGENSALFPIFILSVIALPLVPYTILKLLRAASKRDKSIHCECSVCSRSGKHHKSIFRRISSFLTCSNLTVLLLWVIVAFLVYSIKQSSREIEAFDPFSILGLEPGVSESVIKKAYRRLSIQYHPDKNPDPAANKYFVEYISKAYQALTDPVSRENFEKYGHPDGRQGFQMGIALPQFLLDFNGASGGILLIWILGGFILLPMAFGVVYLSRASKYGGNFVRRETLATYFDLVKPSLAPSKVLDVFIKAAEFMDIPVRRADEEPLQELFKLVKSELNLDGKNARQEQAKFWKQHPALVKAEMLIQAHLLRKADTFSSNLQQDYKNVLQLAPRLLEGLIKMATVPRTAKGHGWLRPAIGVIELSQCIIQAVPLSARKAGSGSSDGVASLLQLPHFSDAVITKIGKKVRTLQDLQDMTFQERAELLSGVAGLSASVLQDVEKVLELMPRATIEVTCETEGEEGIQEGDIVTVQAWVTLRRANGLISALPHAPYYPFSKGENFWFLLADTNSNDVWFSESVNFMDEAAAITTASTITEAKLEASGASMEEITAAVKDAVTKVKSGCRLVLGKIQAPQAGNYNLNCHLMCDTWIGCDTKTNLKLKILKRSRAGSRGGLVAEGVQGENGLEDEDDIEEDEEGDQSEYSEDEDEDEEEDEAEVEKKNNNRKGFANGSARRKGRK, from the exons ATGGCTGACTCTGGAGAGAATAGTGCCTTATTCCCCATTTTTATATTGTCAGTAATTGCCCTACCCTTAGTACCCTATACAATACTTAAATTACTTCGTGCTGCTTCAAAGAGGGATAAGAGTATTCACTGTGAGTGTTCAGTTTGCTCTCGATCTGGAAAACATCACAAATCCATTTTTCGAAGG ATCTCTAGTTTTTTAACGTGTAGCAACCTGACTGTGCTGCTGCTCTGGGTCATTGTGGCCTTCCTTGTTTATTCCATCAAGCAAAGTAGTCGTGAG ATTGAAGCTTTTGATCCATTCAGTATTCTTGGGCTAGAACCAGGAGTTTCGGAATCTGTAATAAAGAAGGCTTATAGGAGACTTTCAATACAATACCATCCAGACAAAAACCCCGATCCAG CTGCTAATAAGTATTTCGTGGAGTATATTTCCAAAGCTTACCAGGCGCTGACAGATCCAGTCTCAAGGGAGAATTTTGAGAAATATGGACATCCAGATGGCAGACAG GGTTTTCAAATGGGAATTGCACTTCCTCAGTTTCTGCTTGATTTCAATGGCGCATCTGGTGGGATATTATTAATTTGGATTCTTGGAGGTTTTATACTGCTGCCCATGGCATTTGGCGTTGTTTATCTATCAAGAGCATCAAAATATGGGGGAAATTTTGTCAGGCGTGAAACTCTAGCCACTTATTTTGATCTAGTGAAACCCTCCTTGGCTCCAAG CAAAGTTCTGGATGTCTTCATTAAGGCAGCTGAATTCATGGATATTCCAGTTCGAAGAGCCGATGAAGAACCTCTTCAGGAACTCTTCAAACTTGTGAAAAGTGAATTGAACCTGGATGGTAAGAATGCCAGGCAGGAACAAGCAAAATTTTGGAAACAACATCCTGCTCTTGTTAAG GCAGAGATGTTGATTCAAGCCCATTTACTTCGTAAGGCAGACACTTTCTCTAGTAACTTGCAGCAAGATTACAAAAATGTGCTGCAGCTTGCGCCTCGTCTTCTCGAAGGGCTGATCAAG ATGGCAACAGTACCACGCACTGCTAAGGGAcatggttggctaaggcctgcaATCGGAGTCATCGAGCTCTCCCAGTGCATAATTCAG GCCGTTCCTCTTAGTGCTAGAAAGGCAGGTTCAGGATCCTCTGATGGTGTTGCTTCACTTTTGCAGCTTCCACATTTCAGTGATGCGGTCATCACAAAGATAGGGAAGAAG GTGCGTACGCTACAGGACCTCCAGGACATGACCTTTCAAGAACGTGCCGAACTGCTTTCTGGTGTTGCTGGCCTATCTGCTTCTGTATTACAAGACGTGGAGAAGGTACTGGAATTGATGCCTCGTGCAACAATAGAAGTTACTTGCGAGACTGAGGGGGAGGAAGGCATACAAGAGGGGGACATTGTCACAGTGCAGGCATGGGTGACACTCAGACGTGCTAATGGTTTGATCTCAGCCCTTCCACACGCTCCATACTATCCATTCTCCAAGGGAGAGAATTTCTGGTTTTTACTTGCAGATACCAATTCAAATGATGTCTGGTTTTCTGAAAGTGTCAACTTTATGGATGAAGCAGCAGCCATAACAACTGCTTCAACAATAACTGAAGCGAAACTGGAAGCATCGGGGGCAAGTATGGAGGAGATTACTGCTGCTGTTAAAGATGCTGTCACGAAAGTTAAGAGCGGGTGTCGACTGGTGTTGGGCAAGATCCAAGCTCCACAGGCcggaaattacaatttaaactgTCATTTGATGTGTGACACATGGATTGGGTGCGACACGAAGACAAActtaaaactaaaaatattgaAAAGGAGCAGAGCTGGAAGTCGAGGTGGTCTTGTGGCTGAGGGAGTGCAGGGGGAGAATGGCCTTGAAGATGAAGATGACATTGAAGAAGATGAAGAGGGCGATCAAAGTGAGTATAGTGAGGATGAGGATGAAGATGAAGAGGAAGATGAGGCTGAGGTTGAGAAAAAGAATAATAACAGAAAGGGCTTTGCTAATGGCTCCGCTCGAAGAAAGGGTAGAAAATAA
- the LOC104098983 gene encoding pentatricopeptide repeat-containing protein At4g21190 gives MLCLRYSPVDFTTRRLETIELPKKNYNRNIVVCEAKGPRPRYPRVWKTKRKFGTISKSLKLVECIKGLSNVKEEVYGALDSFIAWELEFPLITVKKALKILENEKEWKRIIQVTKWMLSKGQGRTMGSYFTLLNALAEDGRLEEAEELWLKLFSENLESMPRIFFQKMISIYYHKEMNDKMFEIFADMEELGIRPTVPIVTMVGNVFQKLGKLDKYQKLNKKYPPPKWEYRYIKGKRVKIRTKDLYNSNNSDVVSKSEEVDESELGDQTKDQADEVDEDSVEQLKEVDEYEPGEISTVPSESRESSMST, from the exons ATGCTTTGTTTGAGGTATTCTCCGGTAGATTTTACTACTAGACGACTGGAAACAATTGAACTCCCCAAGAAGAACTATAATCGTAACATTGTG GTTTGCGAAGCTAAAGGTCCACGACCAAGGTATCCTCGAGTGTGGAAAACTAAAAGGAAATTTGGGACCATTTCTAAGTCACTGAAGCTTGTTGAGTGT ATAAAGGGGTTATCAAATGTCAAGGAAGAAGTTTATGGAGCTCTTGATTCTTTTATTGCATGGGAACTGGAGTTCCCTTTGATTACAGTGAAGAAAGCGTTAAAGATCCTTGAGAATGAAAAGGAGTGGAAAAGGATAATTCAG GTGACAAAGTGGATGTTAAGTAAGGGTCAAGGGAGAACAATGGGAAGCTATTTCACGTTGCTAAACGCCTTGGCTGAGGATGGAAGACTTGAGGAAGCTGAAGAGCTTTGGCTGAAACTATTCTCTGAGAATCTGGAAAGCATGCCTCGTATTTTCTTTCAGAAAATGATCTCCATATACTATCACAAGGAGATGAATGACAAGATGTTTGAG ATATTCGCAGACATGGAAGAACTTGGGATTAGGCCCACTGTGCCGATTGTCACAATGGTGGGAAATGTTTTTCAGAAACTTGGAAAGTTGGACAAGTACCAGAAATTGAACAAGAAATACCCACCCCCAAAGTGGGAATATCGATACATAAAAGGAAAGAGGGTCAAAATAAGAACAAAAGATCTTTATAACTCTAATAATAGTGATGTTGTAAGTAAGTCTGAAGAAGTAGATGAGTCTGAGTTAGGAGACCAAACAAAAGATCAAGCAGATGAAGTTGATGAAGATTCTGTAGAGCAACTTAAAGAAGTTGACGAGTATGAACCCGGTGAAATATCAACTGTACCTAGCGAATCAAGGGAATCTTCTATGTCAACTTAA